GCACAAAAAACAACCGAGTCATGCATGATGCTCGAGCTGCTCAGGCTTTCACTTCGCAATTCCTCTGCCAGAGGGTCCACTATTACAGAATTCAACAACTCTGAACACATTTCAGTGGCAGTAAGAACTTTCAACTGGCACATTTAAACTGTGGGTTTACTAAAAGCCTTCTCTAATAAAGCAGGAAAAGTAATAccttcccaaaaaacccagTTATTTAATATTGGGACTGGGAAAGCATCTCTATTTCCCACTACTACCAGTAATCAGGAAATTTATTGTTAATGGATGGGTGACATCAGGAGAGGCAATCAATAAGAATGTGGCCACACAAGAGTAACATTAGGATTTCTCAGTAAACAATAgacttttttaaggaaaagaaaatcaagttaATGAGTAATTTCAATACTGTATGTGAAATATACCAAGGGGCAAAAAGAACAAAGGAGCATGTGGTTAGTGACCAATGAGGAAGCCAAACAAAGCAACTGTGTAAAAGAGCTTGAAATTTGCAATAAATGTTCTTCCATTATTTAATGGGAGAGTACTAGAGCATACTTAGAATGCATAAGCATTAAATAATTAAGTTGTCCTACCTCTTCAATTTCCTTAGTGAAGCATGATAGAAAAAGTGTATAAATTATGACACTTCAACATgttagatttatttttactgaaattaCACCATATATACATGCACATATATATGGGTAGAAAAGCTGCATATTTAAGCAAAACATGGGAATAGTTGTCTATTAGTTGTCTTTTCTGGATTTACCCAAGTCATCTTAGCTTTAGAGACCAAGAAATGTTCCTCTGCCTACTCAAGTGAGCTGTTAACAGTTAAAAGCATTAATGTGTCCATGTTCCCACCCTCCTATCTCCCACACTCTGTAGAGACAGTATTAACTGTCTTACAGATCTTACAGTAAGTAAAAATTGCACATATTCAGTGTTTTAAGTAAATTTCTTTTAACAATTTCAGTAAATACAGGAAACAGCAAGTAAATGATttgtaaaaatggtataaagcAGCATTAATGCAGAATGAATGAGCCAACGCACAAAGTCTGACCTCCAAAATAATGTTTGATAACATTACCTCTTTTATCTCATCTTTAGCTTGCTGTAATTTATCAGGTTTGTTGGCAAGTTGGAGCTTTGCTTCAGCTTCACGTTTTTTTTGTAAAGTGACCTGAGCATCTTGCCACTTCTGCCAGCATTTCATTCGATGGTCAAACACACCCTGCGAGAACAGACAAATTTATTAAACTGGAAGTGCTAGAGCTATCTTAATTCCcagtaggaaaaaataattccagcaTAAAGGTGGAAAGAGTAGTATACTCCAAGAAACCTTAGTGTGTCTACCATGTATTGTATCCACTTGACATCATGCTTGCACAGCTCAAAACCTTCCACAAATAAAGGCTATTCAAGAACCCTTTTCAGAGCAGACACTTCAGTGCTCCAAATCATTTTATGCCCCTCATTCTATCAAAACACAACCTAAACAACCACTATGTAGTGCTCTATTGTGCAGACAATTCTCTAAATGCAGATGCTAGCAAACTGTTCATGCATATGGATTACATGCATTTTCAGCAAGACGTTTTTGTTAGCAATGTACTAAGGCAATAGAAGTAAagtacacattaaaaaaaactagaaaaaagagaaacaaagtaaaaaaaaaaaaaatacttccaaCAACCTGGCAAGTTCAAAGGTATTTCTGGACATAATTCACAGATACCTGTTCTCATGTCTAAACCTAATCATGCTGTATAGCATAGCTTACACCTaaattgaatattttctttaatgagaTGTAGATCcacaaattgcatttttttcttatttaaagacATTACTGGCTATCTACCAAATATAGAATACCAAATTATGTTCTTCAACATTTATGTATGCTTACTGTAACAGTAAGTAATCTGAAATAAACATGTACAGTATGCTTAGACACAGTACAGTATCCCCAAGTACTGTACACAATCAGTACTGCTCAAAGtagatttgcattttctctaGATCTTACCACTCCGTTCACATTTTTGATCACTTTTATTCTTTGATCACATTTTTATCATTGGAATAATTCATGAACACTTTCACTTTATTCAGCTAGAACATGAGGCAGAAACTTAATTGTGTTACATGAGCAAATACACACATTCATTTACCCTAAATCTGTAAGCTGAGGAATGCAATTTTAAACACGAAATCGGTATTTTTCCTCCTAGTACTCACTTTTACTGCAGCAATCAGACGAATGTAATCACCAAGAAGTTCTGAGAACACATAGAAATCAGCAAAAGCTTGTTCTTGATGCAATTGATCTATCTTCTCCTCAACCTCTGCAAGCTGAGACAAAGCTCTAGATAGAGCAGTATGGTCCTCAGAGTTACCTAACATGGCAGCACTTTTAGCAAAGGCAGCGGTGTTGGCTGAAAGCTCTGAAACACAGGAGTAATGTTCAGCACGATTTAATTTGTTATATTACTCTGCAGCATAAATCAGTGGAGCAGAGGTTTGAAATTGAGCAGAGGTTTAACCTCACCAACTGAAAAAAGAAGCTAAAGATCACGATGAGATACACAAGGACATCACAATGAAACCACATTTAGGAGGAGGACTCCTGCACGAAAAACTCTCGATCAGTAAATGCTTTGCCAAGCCTATTAATGTCATGCTTATTTTGTCTAgcaaaagacatgaaaaaaaagtcacttcaGTATTACCCAATCGCCTACTTCAAAGAAACTgcaaacccacaaaacaaaagcaaagtcaTCTACAGAGCAAATTCAGAACAATTTTAACAGGTTTACAGCACAGTTTTTCCATTTAGttcagagtggaaaaaaaccccaaccctttCACAAAACCACCACTCCCATGAGTGGAATTTATTTCTGTTGGACTGTTTTATGGACTTTAAGTAACTTATATGTGTGCATACTGTAGTGTATTGTCACATTCTGATAtgccttaaaattaaaaaaaaaaagaaaaaaagaaaacctcacaTATCGGCACCTGTGAAAGTGAATTTTTGAgcttatttcttaaaaaatactgGTGCAATTGTCCCAAATCCCATGTACCTTTGAACAAACGTTTAGTCCAAACTACTACAGGCTAGTTTGTAACTCTGCTACTCCTGCAGAACCATCAGAATACCAGAAGTGATTGCAGAAGAAAACTGTCTTcagatatttaaaacatttacaaTTTAAACgcaactcttaaaaaaaaaacaacaaaccaacacTTCTTCAAATCTGTAAGGTGTGAAATCAACTGTAAATAaggattttcattttccattacTTCGAGGATAGGTGGCTAAAGATATTTTTACTACAGAGAATAATTCTTGATTAGAATTATGAGAAAGTAGCTCACGACATTTTCAAGTGCTTTTGGAGGAGGTCGAAGGCGACACCACATTATATAATACAATATTGTCAGAAAGCACACTTATGGTCTTCCTCGAGCTAGAAATTCAAAattgtggtttgtttgggattttgttAGATTTGgtttctattttgttttgttggtttttttaataatctgaTGGAAATCCATCTTtgacaaaaagcagcacaggttATTACAATATAAACTTGCAGGCTTTGCTTGTAtctaaaataagcaaacaaaaagctgaTATTCTGTGAATACTTATCTTCCCAGAACAGTTTACCTTAACAGTAGTTTGAGGGTATACCATTATGCAGACTAAATAAGGAATAACAAATTCCTGTGTAAGCACTTAAACTCGGTTAACAGAGCAATACTGAACCAAAAGATGTTTAAATGGATTTATGCAGCCACTTTTTGTTCGGAAAGAAATTACTCTTGCCATGAGACCTGAAGATAAATTTATGGATGTCTACTGTAGTAGAATCACTTGCTAGGTGTGGTAATGAAACtgtgcaagggaaaaaaaaattctaaatcaTTACAGTGACTCTAGGAATGACAGATACTCCggttaaatttaaaattaaagacagGTATACAAAAATACTAGAgtggtttaaaataaaagatacaaTTAGAAGATTTTTGCACTAAAATATGTTGTGCAACTACTTTAGTTAAGAGTTCTGACATGCTGAGCTCTTGTTTCTCATCACCATTTCCTAAGGTTCATGCAGTTACATAAAAGTAAAGTTACCTTTTCTGTGGCAGACTAATGCTTCAACGCTGGCATGAAGCTTCCTAAGTTGCTGATCCAGATTCTCgaattgttgctgtttttcttcaaaCCACTGACAAAAGATGAAAGAGTCAAGCATTACAAATTAGATTACCAAGAACATTTCTGGTTCTAAAGAAGCAAATTATCCAGGTACTGCCAGGGTGGTCAACTGATACAGCTAAGAATTCCAGCCAATAAGCAAATTAATAACCCATTTTCTACTTCTACAGCTTTAAAATGCAATTGTTGAGGCTCATTAATTCATCTCATTATTCAAGCCGAAAAATCAGCTCTTACTGCATCCGATTCATTCATCTTGATTGTCATTTTGTTGACAGCGTCGGCAGCCTTGTTCACCATCCTCAATATTCCTGCTCCACTCAGAGCCTGGGTGTTAACCGCTCTCGGCAGCTGGAATTGAATGACAAATAAGGGCAAAGAGACTGGTTAAAAGGATGGAGGTTTAACTGGGCacaagggggaaagaaaaggatatAGTGTTTTCTTTACTCCTATGTGTTTCAGTACAGTGGAATCTAATTTCTCAAATTTACTACTTTTACATTCTCAAgaggaaaacttaaaaatatagACTATTTACTTTTCTTCTACATCTTTACATTTAAATGGAACAAACAAACCACTTGTCCAAAGCTGTTATGAACTAGCCAAATGTCCTAAATGGCCACCTATATGCTACAATGAACAAACTGCCACTACAGGAACAGAAAAGCATAGATTTACAACAAATTAGACAAAGGAAATTCTGTGACACGTTTACTTGTAATGCAAAACATGCACTGCATGTTGATAATAAAAGGTTGATGACTTTTTGCTTTGCAACATAAGGCCATGAACATACCTCAAGTATTAAGAGAACATGTTATCTGTTTAGGTACTGAGAAATCCTCAGAGTTAAGTTAACAAACTTTAAATTTAATTGATATTAGTATTCGGGCTAGATTGAATATGCTATACAAGGTGGCCCCTGTGTCAGACCATTTACCCTTCATGTGATGTTTTGTCTGTCAGCAGCATTGACAAACCCACTGTAAGTTATCTATTGATGCTTTTGTCAGTAGGGAGGCCTCTGTGACTTATTAGTATAACTAAGATACTGACATTGCCAAAACACAGTTCAGTATTAGAGTGAAACCACTACACACATTTATGAAGAGATATTATGTATCTTTAACAATATATTTACTATTGTGAAAGGTACAGGTGACTGAAGTCCTTATTCACAAAATACCTAGCGTGGCCAGCAGTACAGCCACCATCTTCACATTCTCCTACCAATACACCTCAAGCTGAACTCCTGGAGGCAAGAAAGACACTTCCAAGCCAGTTTGATTTTACATCTTACTTAACAATCAGTAACATCAGAACTGAAAAGACCAACTCACTTGAGAAGTCACTATACAGCAAATAGCTTTTTGTCACTACCATTCTAAGTTGTACCAGTTGCACACCATTACCTAAGTAGCCTCTGCCTTTCTGTCCCGTGAAGGGTACAGTCCAATTGgatttcatatttatttagGGGATTAGATCTCAAAACAAAGTGAATATATTTCTTGGTAGGTTACTATATCTAGAAACAAGTAAGAGAAGTTAAAAGAACGTAAATACCTCAGAACTTTCCAAGAATTGTCTCAAATCTGGATCCTGTAGCAAGGTTGGGTGCTTTACTGTTCGTTGTAGATAcctatgattttaaaaattaaaatatcaggTAACAGAACAGATTTAATGTGCCTGACTGAACATAACACAGGGCCATGCACTCCATACCACAACGTAACATACTAAACACTGGACGGTCTTTACACCAGAAAGTCCTTAAGGTGGGGCCTGCAACTGTATGTTGCACAGTGGTAAAATAATATACTTCTTATTTTCAACAGCTGAGTGAAGACCTACTCCTTTAATAGCCAGTttatgccagaaaaaaaaaaatgagcttgttaaaacatttttgtacAGCGCAGTGGACAGGCTTTTTGTTACAGGTAATTCTGGCtgatttattttagaattatACGAAATCTTGGAGAAGTGAGTTGATCATGATCTAGGTATAAACTATTTATATGCTGGATAGACTACAGTCCTCAACCCATTTAGTTCTAAAAGATTCATAAACCCACAAGTAAAATTCAAAGCaactccttccctttctttttcctcacttcTGCTTCATTCTCAAGCGTAATTTTTATCCATCTCCACTAGGTATGACCACCAGATccatactttttttcctaaagaaggTAAGGATTGCAGTAAAACTATTTTACACATTAGATTGCTCAACTTTTTTCCTTGTCCCATACTCCATATGAAGTACAAGTTAAGGTTAACGTGCCAGTATACCAGGGATAGGACCCTTTCCTAACAAAGATACTTGAACAGTATCAGCTGTGTATCAGCACTGGGTGACAGAGATCCAATATTTCTTATGCCAAAATTCAGTAAGTCACATCAATGTCATCAATGCACACCATCAGAAGCCCATTTTACTTTCAAGTGGCTGAAGGTCTCTTCACCCCGCTTCCTGCCCAACAGTTGATTTGCTATGGAACAAATATATTGCTGTAAGTGCCTTAATTCCTTTAACCCAAAATGTCTACACAAGCTGAAAACGGTAGTTTTACTTACTGAATCTCTGCAATCTTCATTTTAAGTCTGAAACAAGTTAGCTATAGTAACTGTCATGAATATGGCTACACTTCCTGTTATTAATGGGAATTATTCAATTTCTACACAAAAATTTGACAGCTGTATACAGTTTCCAGAATTCATTTAAGTACAGATCACCAGTGTTCCAATTGCAGAACCCATACAGTATATTACAAGTAATTCTGAGCCTAAATAAATTTTAGTTAGATACACACATTACCTTTCTAGAGCTGCTCTTCTTTTCTCTACAAATTCAGTGGATGAAGAATCTTCTTTGCCTACTTTAACCTTGGTCATGCCTTGAAGGAAATGGCATCATATTGATTTTATCACAGATAAATCATTAACATAACTGATGTGATTAGAATATAAGGCTCACCTAAGTTTACATATTCAAATCAAATTACAATAAAAAACACAACATaggaacataaaaaaatatCAACACTACATGCTGCATGGTTTTGTGGAAGCAACTCTGTGAAATACTCAATTTCCTGTAACATATTATTTGTGACTAACAGTTAAGTAAAAGTAGGTTAATTTGCATTTATGAAAACTGTCTAAATGACAATCAGCGACCTACTGGCAACTCAtgttcaggaaaagaaaacagttagCCATATAAAGCCGAATAGAAACATGTCCTCAGGTTATAATCCTATTCATTGGTAAGCTTAATAGCATTATTTCCATTctactattttttcttttaagttctAAAACTAATAGTTTTTTAATTAACTAAGGTAAACCAGCAAGTTCTGAAAATTCTGAATGGAACGAATGGAGAACAAAATCAGCAGAATAAAATGTATGCAGCCTTACAGTGCTTCCTCTGACCACGACAAGAGTGGCACCCAGTTATTGATGTGTTGTGGCTTGGGAAATACATTCAACCTCAGCAACAGCAGAACTCCAAAATAGTCAAGACTGAAGTCACTATTTTTCATGCTAAAGACCTAAATCCAGGGAGTTTAGCAACCTGAGTCCCATCAAAAACACCATGAAACACTGAACATTAATAACTATTCTTATTTCCTAGAAAACaggaaacatattttattaTACAGTCCAGACATCTGATTTCTAgctgatttcttttctgttactTGTGTGTTTCTTCAGCTAAAAGTTCTGAGTTTCTGACTATGTACCACTGATCTGTCAGGTCAACAGTTCCCCAAGTTCCTCACCCAATCTCCCTTTTGGCCTTAGAAGTTTCACACAGTAACTCCTGGAGGAAACAAGCAGCAAAGCCTTAGAAGAACAAGAAGGAACCCTTAATCTCTCAGTGAAGCCTtagtttttcccttctctgcaacatgatgaaaataaatccgataaacatttttttcaaaagtattcTACACAGCATAATGTAACTAAATCCATAAATTTGTCTATAAAACTGAGTATTTCTTCAAATACAAGGATTCAAGTATTCAAGGAAAGTTGAGGTAATTCACACGCCTCATCTTTTTACATTACAGTATTACTATACATCAATATTTCactgcaggaagcaggaaaTCCTGTAGTTTAATAAAAAAGAGCCTTTGTATTTGAAATTTGAACAAAAGTTCATAGGCAAAAACTGAATTCACAATCAAAAAACCCATGTGAGGACTTCCTAACCTGTGATAATGACAGTTATTTCTGAGTATCTTGccagatttctttctctgctaATATAAGCCTACTCAAATGTAAGTCTAAAGACTGTTTCTGTAGACCAAGCACTCTTCTAACCCTTCACAGGAAAAGATCCATGAAATAAcaaattcttttcttcaaaaataaaaacatgatttTCATACATGCTTATGTAAGTAGTGAGGTACTTTGGATGAATGTCCAATTCTAGTTCACCACTGATTCATTTTTATCCTTTCGTTCTACAGTCAGTAACTGATGACTTGAATTTGTAGCTAAGATCTAAAATTCCAGCCCCTACCACTCATCACCACAATAAAACTGGAGCTTAAAACTCCAGGTGTTACCAACAGTGTAACAGAATGAACAGACCAGAGACTTTTTTACAACACACACTGCATAACACTGAATGTATGACATCATGTGTTAATACTTTAAACATATAAATGCATAATGTAAAGACTATGTCATCTTACTTTTTGCTGTTGTGTCAGCTCTCTGCTTTAGGatgcattattttaaaacagcctAGAATcaattccttcttttctccagaatTAGAAATGTACTGACTACATGCTCTTGAATGTAAGTAAGACCTGTGAACTTCAACTTTAAAGAGGGAGTTTAATGCTCTTTTGAAAATGTTCTACAGAGTCTGAGTTTTCCCAACCTACCTGTAGCTTAAAATCTCTATACAGGGCTTTGAAGCGACAGCCAGTGCTTGCTCGCACTGCAGTAAGTCCCACCGTTTTACCGTGTATCAATGTTTATGCTGGTTTTGGTCAAGTGGTAGCTGAAATCTATTCTAAGCTGATTTTGACTGTGATGCAAGCACTACATTTTCATGTAAATGCACACTGTCATAAAAGCCTTAAATGTTGTATCATCCAAAGGACATGATCAGAAGCCTCATTCCATTTCTATAAATGCTGTGAGCATTTGGAATTAAACTTATTTTTGTTACACAAAAAACTGATTATTAAAGAATTACAGAACTACTTTCAAGAACTACCAAAAATTCAGGTCAAATTTTCAGTCTCACAGGCTTAAAAACACAGTGCTTTTCCACAGAAGCAAAATCATGAATTTTCCAAGCCTTCTGCTGCTTACATCTACTCAAGTCTACCTACTCCTACTTACatgaaaagctgctgctctgattATCTTTACAGACTAAACTACTGAAAAGGAAGTCCCGCCACTGCTTACATATCAAACAACAGTCTAGATTCAAATCACGTATTTATAAGAGTAACACAAAAGTCTTCAACAAGCTTTACTGTTTTAAATGTTTAGCTATTTTGAAGGAACTTCTACTACTTAGAGATCACAAAACTGAAGTTGTTTTAATGCATCAGGCATGCTTCTTAGCTCACAGAGAAAGGGTCTGATCCTTTAAGGCATTCATGAAGACTAGCATTATTGAAAAGTCattttttgcattaaaactTCGCAAAATTTGTGAGAGGTTTTGCATTCACCATgatcaaaagaaacaaacaaaagtatTAGAGATGTGGAGTATGTATGAAGCTCTATATATTGCAGGCAATTGATAACagctcaatttaaaaataaactttcttttaATATCCTTGCTTTGGTAGACTAATCAGCTCTTGAAGGGcaacagcaaagaaagaatCATAGATAAGAAACACAAGGCCATGCACTAGAGACATCCTTCTCATTATTAACACTAGTCTGAGCTAGGAAGAGGCCATTATGTATCTTTCCTGAACTTTTTGAAAATACAGGACATGAAGAATATTTGGACCACCTGAGAAGAAGCAAGCAGTACTTATGCAGAAAAGTAATTTGTATTACAGTAATTAAAAGTCACCTTACCGGAACTGCACTTACCTACAATACTTTTTTCTGGAGCTGGAGGCACAATATAACCAATATGCATGTATTTTGTTGCTAATTTGCTGTGCAGGCCAAGAAAATCACTGAATCTTCTTTTAACAGAGAATTCATTTTTGTGGAATATTGAAAgtgatgtctttaaaaaaaatccaaaattgtTGTGAATTACTGATCCATCTCAGTTATGATACAAAGTATTCACAAATTTTTGTTGCACTACTTACCTTTGTTGTTACTCTGTATGCCATATAAGCATTCATGCCATCTcctgtaagaaaataaaaatacttatcCCAGGACAAGGTACTGTAATCCTGTCATACACTTTTTAGTCCAAAATATACATTCAATAGATTTCCATTTATATAGTAAAAATTGccaaaggaaaactgaagagGAAATCATGCTAAAATCTTAGAATAGTCATCAAGGAATAAGACAGTCTACCGTCTGAATTTCTAGGCTCAAGGAACTTACCAACTTTCTCGGGGTCTGATACATTGATTTCTATATCAAACAAATCTCCATTTGCTTCCTCTTCAATCTAGGACAAAGATACACCATATTTAACAAGGTAACAGACATCCACATTATAGGATAAGGATatagaggaaggaggagaaaaagtcAGTATGCTTGTCTAATTATGAAACATTTCCAGTCTCCAATGTCAATATACTTTCTAACACTGACTGTGACTGCAGTAAAGTTCATGTGGTAAACTTGATAGTGCTAAGTTACAGTTGGCCTCAATGATCCTAACTaattttccaaactaaatgGTCCTGTGAGCTCAGTTTTAAGCCCTACTGCAAAAGCTTTTAGTATAGAAGATTTAGGAGTCTGTTCATTGTTCACCTACAATACCAGCAGACACAGTGGTTCACAACCACTCTCATTTGCAATGTTTCTATGTGTCTCTAATCAGAGGACAGACATTCCTTTTCGTTAACGGTATCTGTAGCAGAAGAGcttgggaagggaaaagcaaCAGATCAAAAATTTTCTGATACTTGTCTGAGTTCTATTCTTCCAGAATTTCATAATCTTTCACGTACTATACGTAACTTTGATAGAAAGAGAGATCTTAAGAAACGCCATGGCAAAAGGGACAGTACCAGGGCTGAAGGGGGCAAAATCAGAATCGAATGCCATCACGTGGCAGGTATCGAGTCACAGGTAGATCTTGTTTGTAAAGTCACTGTCTAGTAAGAGAACTCTCCAGAATGAATGGCATTCAGTAATGTCCACGCTTTGACTGGAACATCAAATGTAAATAGCAATGTTAACTCTACGATTACCCTTAACTGTTTGTTAGCATGCAAGATAATGCTAAAAACTGGAACAGCTTCAGAAATACAAGTTGAAATTGTAACAGGCTTTAGTAAGAGTGATTTTACATTAATAACATTTCTCATGTATCAAGCTCACAGCTTACTCCTACATACACTTTTAAAGTATCTATTCTGAAAGAATAGAATCCCCACACTACATATCTCTAATATAATCACCTCAGTAGTGAATTCTTACAGTATTTTCATGAGTCAAATTCACACTAAACTTCTTTTGCAAAATAAACATCAAGGAATGATGCCATGCAACAACATTTAGGAattggcattttaaaataaaataaaacttaaaaatccAAATAAGACATTTCCATAGTTTAGAAGTTTACAGCATACCTCTTCTCTGGATCTATCAAAAATCACGGGGGCTGTTATGCTTTTCGATTCCATTCTGGGAGCTACTAATGTAGTAGGTGTTACAGGAGTGATTGCAGGAGTAGGTTCTGGTGAAAGTATGGGATCTCTCTCCGGACTGTCCAACGAAACTTCTTCTGTTGCTTCTAGATAAACATTTTGAGTTAGCAATAAATTTCCTGTGCAACACGGATGGATATGCATCACAAAGATAACAAACACGCACGATAAACAGTAACGATAAAATAAATAGCACCCATTTGTGCAGGAAAATTTTTTCAACATATAGCTAAAACCATATATGACTTTTGGGCTTGTAGCGCAGAATGAGTTAAATTAAGATcaatattgccttttttttttttttggtatacTGTTCAGTAAAGAGTCTTTTAAAGTAGTCACAAGCCACAATTAATTTACTTCTATATgactgtcataggttagcaagcatagtcccggaagggatgtccttgctaaggggtgctgacagcttcctctgggaactgatagaacctatcagctggccagtttgaatatggacaattctttaagccacttaaagttgtgaccacctctgtgatccacacttaagaatacgCAAAcacccccaagctctctctctcgtttccggcgctggcacaggtggctgcaggccccgagtgggggccagcgggcccagccaggccctgcttgggccaggccgggccgggccacggccatcctgggtcgatggacctgttccagccgtggaaccccccccactgccttgctgtgggcagccggagcggctcggctctcccccctctccacttcgataagaaaaattcaacattccagctgcaaagctgcaaggccgaggtgagattaacccttttattgctgtgaagagctgaaaaccctagggaagagagagaggagatgcttaaagctgaaattctgttgtgaagctatgatatatcagagtatcctgttgtaatttcatgaagatatggggggtggagtgttcaactcgtaagcaaaagcacctgcgctgagataggcagatgctgatgcagctgtaatttcatgagaagtttggacagggagagatgaaccagatgaggacttttgctccaaacgggaaaggagaaacctcagttcctagagatgctcccagagatagtcctaaagatgaagatgaggaagaccctttgctcccagggaaggagaagggcctctgtttttgtttctgaatggctcaaccttaaaattgtaccccaaaaaacttcaagagtggaccctcgaaagcagttgtgggaaaagctgcaagtcgggggaagggactcacacgcaggcagagagactcctcttcctaaatggactgaacaatatttggaagtgggcggctgtctcgttgtgataatgttttcatagcatgagcaagaagagacttctctttctaaatggactgaacaaggttattatggaagtggtaaacagactgaacatctcaagggttgtctttttacattgtcagtgggagaagggaggaaggtggggggaggaggagagttctgaaggtatggtataatttttttcccctcttttaggtctgttaataaacttctttatatttctttcaagtttggtgcctgctttgcgtttcttcTAATTCTTATCttacagaagataaacagtaatgagtattttggaccaaaccactacaatgaCAT
This genomic stretch from Corvus hawaiiensis isolate bCorHaw1 chromosome Z, bCorHaw1.pri.cur, whole genome shotgun sequence harbors:
- the SNX2 gene encoding sorting nexin-2 isoform X1; translated protein: MAAEREPPPLGETRPADLEELEDGEDLFTSTVSTLESSPSSPEPASLPAEDLSTNSNGPKPAEIMLDGDREDLFAEATEEVSLDSPERDPILSPEPTPAITPVTPTTLVAPRMESKSITAPVIFDRSREEIEEEANGDLFDIEINVSDPEKVGDGMNAYMAYRVTTKTSLSIFHKNEFSVKRRFSDFLGLHSKLATKYMHIGYIVPPAPEKSIVGMTKVKVGKEDSSSTEFVEKRRAALERYLQRTVKHPTLLQDPDLRQFLESSELPRAVNTQALSGAGILRMVNKAADAVNKMTIKMNESDAWFEEKQQQFENLDQQLRKLHASVEALVCHRKELSANTAAFAKSAAMLGNSEDHTALSRALSQLAEVEEKIDQLHQEQAFADFYVFSELLGDYIRLIAAVKGVFDHRMKCWQKWQDAQVTLQKKREAEAKLQLANKPDKLQQAKDEIKEEIEEWETKVQQGEKDFEQISKTIRKEVGRFEKERVKDFKTVIIEYLESLVQTQQQLIKYWEAFLPEAKAIA
- the SNX2 gene encoding sorting nexin-2 isoform X2, producing MAAEREPPPLGETRPADLEELEDGEDLFTSTVSTLESSPSSPEPASLPAEDLSTNSNGPKPAEIMLDGDREDLFAEATEEVSLDSPERDPILSPEPTPAITPVTPTTLVAPRMESKSITAPVIFDRSREEIEEEANGDLFDIEINVSDPEKVGDGMNAYMAYRVTTKTSLSIFHKNEFSVKRRFSDFLGLHSKLATKYMHIGYIVPPAPEKSIVGMTKVKVGKEDSSSTEFVEKRRAALERYLQRTVKHPTLLQDPDLRQFLESSELPRAVNTQALSGAGILRMVNKAADAVNKMTIKMNESDAWFEEKQQQFENLDQQLRKLHASVEALVCHRKELSANTAAFAKSAAMLGNSEDHTALSRALSQLAEVEEKIDQLHQEQAFADFYVFSELLGDYIRLIAAVKGVFDHRMKCWQKWQDAQVTLQKKREAEAKLQLANKPDKLQQAKDEIKEWETKVQQGEKDFEQISKTIRKEVGRFEKERVKDFKTVIIEYLESLVQTQQQLIKYWEAFLPEAKAIA